Proteins encoded together in one Halomicrobium urmianum window:
- a CDS encoding glycoside hydrolase family 15 protein → MTRSEASTASSRPTWTVGEKYGFGTACDHGDADPSRVWFTLTDGAVTEARFPRIDVMSVRTVDFVVADDGGYAVRTLRERRDLPTRVERECTATRDDALCFRQRARPSDDRDWELTVEHAARPDEDALLLDVTFEGDGYDCYAVVDPALAGHLDHDVAHAREDALLARYDPPADLDPAFATESGDAVAAALGVASAGGFDWTTADVRGGDVETALRENGASDRRRTEARGDVVLAGRLASDDATLAIGFDDDGDDEAALRTAEAALADSFEDAKSGYVESWQSYLDGIAVPDSVADDPDLLAQYRTAAMVLKAADSKRFPGAGVASPSVPWGDAVDATEPSDYGYNFVWSRDLYQTFTAFEAAGDAESAVDATEYLFEYQQREDGFVPQNTYLDGRTRWGGEQMDEIAFPLVMAHQLAARHGYDLAAAGYDYEDVEKSADYVTANGPRTEQERWEEEAGYSPATTAAEIAGLVCAAHLAVDAREDADAIAYLGMADHWVRRLVDWHATETGTERHRNTPYFVRITDDGDPDAGALRTHNNGGGTLDERNVLDGGFLELVRLGVLPADHEAVRNTVAEYDADVMVETPHGPAWYRYTGDGYGEKRTQPGAPWQPDMTGQGRLWPFFTGERGEYELRLDDPDFDPERLLETLSEFANAGRMLPEQVWDRPGENDFGWEFGEGTSSATPLLWTNAQFVRLAWSVDAGDPVETPAVVADRYGESGPDDGPDLDVTIERAGDCARVTGATTGEEVVVKTRQRTVSRDGGDVDVSVPADEGERVVVVAANGAPPTVATSVEYETVW, encoded by the coding sequence ATGACTCGCAGCGAGGCGTCGACTGCGTCGTCCCGGCCGACGTGGACCGTCGGCGAGAAGTACGGGTTCGGTACCGCCTGCGACCACGGCGACGCGGACCCGTCCCGCGTCTGGTTCACGCTGACCGATGGCGCCGTCACCGAGGCGCGGTTCCCCCGAATCGACGTGATGAGCGTCCGGACGGTGGACTTCGTCGTCGCGGACGACGGCGGATACGCCGTCCGCACGCTCCGGGAGCGCCGGGACCTGCCGACGCGCGTCGAGCGGGAGTGCACGGCGACGCGCGACGACGCGCTCTGCTTCCGCCAGCGCGCCCGCCCGTCCGACGACCGCGACTGGGAACTGACCGTCGAGCACGCCGCGCGTCCCGACGAGGACGCGCTCCTGCTGGACGTGACCTTCGAGGGCGATGGGTACGACTGCTATGCCGTCGTCGACCCCGCGCTCGCCGGGCACCTCGACCACGACGTCGCTCACGCCCGCGAGGACGCGCTGCTGGCCCGCTACGACCCGCCGGCGGACCTCGATCCGGCGTTCGCGACCGAGTCCGGCGACGCCGTCGCCGCGGCGCTGGGCGTCGCGAGCGCCGGCGGGTTCGACTGGACGACGGCGGACGTCCGCGGCGGCGACGTCGAGACGGCGCTCCGAGAGAACGGCGCATCCGACCGTCGCCGGACGGAGGCGCGGGGCGACGTCGTCCTCGCGGGTCGACTGGCGAGCGACGACGCGACGCTGGCGATCGGGTTCGACGACGACGGGGACGACGAGGCGGCGCTGCGGACCGCGGAGGCGGCGCTAGCCGACTCCTTCGAGGACGCGAAGTCGGGCTACGTCGAGTCGTGGCAGTCGTACCTGGACGGGATCGCGGTTCCCGACAGCGTCGCCGACGACCCGGACCTGCTGGCCCAGTACCGGACCGCGGCGATGGTGCTGAAGGCCGCCGACTCCAAGCGGTTCCCCGGGGCCGGCGTCGCCAGTCCGTCCGTCCCGTGGGGCGACGCCGTCGACGCCACCGAGCCGAGCGACTACGGCTACAACTTCGTCTGGTCGCGCGACCTCTATCAGACGTTCACGGCGTTCGAGGCGGCCGGGGACGCCGAGAGCGCCGTCGACGCGACGGAGTACCTCTTCGAGTACCAGCAGCGCGAGGACGGCTTCGTCCCGCAGAACACCTACCTCGACGGCCGCACCCGCTGGGGCGGGGAACAGATGGACGAGATCGCGTTCCCGCTGGTGATGGCCCACCAGCTGGCGGCCCGCCACGGCTACGACCTCGCGGCGGCCGGGTACGACTACGAGGACGTCGAGAAGTCCGCCGACTACGTGACGGCGAACGGGCCCCGGACCGAGCAGGAGCGCTGGGAGGAGGAGGCCGGCTACTCGCCCGCCACGACGGCCGCGGAGATCGCGGGGCTGGTCTGCGCCGCCCACCTGGCCGTCGACGCGAGGGAGGACGCCGACGCGATCGCCTACCTCGGGATGGCCGACCACTGGGTCCGGCGGCTCGTCGACTGGCACGCCACGGAGACGGGGACGGAGCGGCACAGGAACACCCCGTACTTCGTCCGGATCACCGACGACGGCGACCCGGACGCCGGGGCGCTGCGCACCCACAACAACGGCGGCGGCACCCTCGACGAGCGCAACGTCCTCGACGGCGGCTTCCTCGAGCTCGTCCGGCTGGGGGTCCTGCCGGCCGACCACGAGGCGGTCCGCAACACCGTCGCGGAGTACGACGCCGACGTCATGGTCGAGACGCCCCACGGCCCGGCGTGGTACCGCTACACCGGGGACGGCTACGGCGAGAAGCGGACCCAGCCCGGCGCGCCCTGGCAGCCCGACATGACCGGGCAGGGCCGGCTCTGGCCGTTCTTCACCGGCGAGCGCGGCGAGTACGAACTCCGGCTGGACGACCCGGACTTCGACCCGGAGCGCCTGCTGGAGACGCTCTCGGAGTTCGCCAACGCAGGACGGATGCTCCCCGAGCAGGTGTGGGACAGGCCCGGCGAGAACGACTTCGGCTGGGAGTTCGGCGAGGGGACCTCCAGCGCGACGCCGCTGTTGTGGACAAACGCCCAGTTCGTCCGCCTCGCGTGGAGCGTCGACGCCGGCGACCCGGTCGAGACGCCCGCCGTCGTCGCGGACCGCTACGGCGAGTCCGGCCCCGACGACGGCCCCGACCTCGACGTGACGATCGAACGCGCCGGCGACTGCGCTCGCGTCACCGGTGCCACGACCGGCGAGGAAGTAGTCGTGAAGACCCGCCAGCGGACGGTCAGCCGCGACGGCGGCGACGTCGACGTGTCCGTCCCCGCCGACGAGGGCGAGCGCGTCGTCGTCGTCGCGGCGAACGGCGCTCCCCCGACCGTCGCGACGAGCGTCGAGTACGAAACCGTCTGGTGA
- a CDS encoding glycoside hydrolase family 15 protein: MTLRTALNDFKRHRGADDVVPGELRTTTGTFAGDGDRLVHVDDDGSLRDYSYPLAGLGGIDRSRFGVGETWLDGGADQRYLGDTGVVETIHDVDGYRVRQRDLTVGRVHVTRFDCEGDAPAAPVLRAYVGFAPEGRESGISHLVHDGAVEAYHRREHDYVGVSTELGDVRGQVPERFPELVGDDPVAFPRETETERYEDAVMTGDLLLEAPVEDGGVTLVTLLAERDETTREEALARVSDAVETYDSASALERAGERRRDWPVPASPPAETVVDDLRVLSLLSAPNGARIAGPDFDPFYVGSGGYGYTWFRDDAEIARFLLDASRTLDVDLDAWHRRSAAFYVRNQREDGSWPHRVWPGDETLAPGWANARLASGDDTDYQADQTASVAAFLARYLRACDPSDPGRIEDALARAVESVDGTLADDGLPVACQNAWEDAHGRFVHTAATFLHAYAAVVRAPVDADLREHAREQADAVLAGLDRLWTGEYYAVRERDGDLDERCDSGSLALAGALREYAAVANLDAETVDRLVTHVETTLSALRRETDAVSGLVRYEGDGWRTGPQDAEKVWTVSTAWGANAAAELGSLLDDRGDDPSEAFRRSRALLAEVTPGGSLVRNNGYLPEQLFDDGTPDSATPLGWPHALRLATVAHLAREGELAR, from the coding sequence ATGACCCTGCGCACCGCGCTGAACGACTTCAAACGACATCGGGGCGCCGACGACGTCGTCCCCGGCGAACTCCGCACGACCACGGGGACGTTCGCCGGCGACGGCGACCGACTCGTCCACGTGGACGACGACGGCTCGCTCCGGGACTACTCGTACCCCCTCGCCGGCCTCGGCGGGATCGACCGCTCGCGGTTCGGCGTCGGTGAGACGTGGCTCGACGGCGGCGCCGACCAGCGGTACCTCGGCGACACCGGCGTCGTCGAGACGATTCACGATGTGGACGGCTACCGCGTCCGCCAGCGGGACCTGACGGTCGGTCGCGTCCACGTCACCCGGTTCGACTGCGAGGGCGACGCGCCGGCGGCCCCCGTGCTGCGGGCCTACGTCGGGTTCGCACCGGAGGGCCGCGAGAGCGGGATCAGCCACCTGGTCCACGACGGCGCGGTCGAGGCGTACCACCGGCGGGAACACGACTACGTCGGCGTCTCGACCGAACTCGGGGACGTCCGCGGCCAGGTCCCGGAGCGGTTCCCGGAGCTGGTCGGCGACGACCCCGTAGCGTTCCCGCGGGAGACCGAAACGGAGCGCTACGAGGACGCGGTCATGACGGGCGACCTCCTCCTCGAGGCGCCCGTCGAGGACGGCGGCGTGACGCTGGTCACGCTCCTGGCCGAGCGCGACGAGACGACCCGGGAGGAGGCGCTGGCGCGAGTGAGCGACGCCGTCGAGACGTACGACAGCGCGTCCGCTCTGGAGCGAGCGGGCGAGCGGCGGCGCGACTGGCCGGTCCCGGCGTCGCCGCCGGCCGAGACGGTCGTCGACGACCTCCGGGTACTCTCGCTGCTGTCGGCACCGAACGGCGCGCGGATCGCCGGTCCGGACTTCGATCCGTTCTACGTCGGCTCCGGCGGCTACGGCTACACGTGGTTCCGGGACGACGCCGAGATCGCCCGGTTCCTCCTCGACGCGAGTCGGACCCTCGACGTCGACCTCGACGCCTGGCACCGCCGGTCGGCGGCGTTCTACGTCCGGAACCAGCGCGAGGACGGCAGCTGGCCCCACAGGGTCTGGCCCGGCGACGAGACGCTCGCGCCGGGGTGGGCCAACGCCCGTCTGGCGTCCGGCGACGACACGGACTACCAGGCCGACCAGACGGCCAGCGTGGCCGCCTTCCTCGCCCGCTACCTCCGGGCCTGCGACCCGTCGGACCCCGGGCGGATCGAGGACGCGCTCGCCCGGGCCGTCGAGAGCGTCGACGGCACGCTCGCGGACGACGGGCTGCCCGTGGCCTGCCAGAACGCGTGGGAGGACGCCCACGGCCGGTTCGTCCACACAGCCGCGACCTTCCTGCACGCCTACGCGGCCGTCGTGCGCGCGCCGGTCGACGCCGATCTCCGGGAGCACGCCCGGGAGCAGGCCGACGCCGTCCTCGCCGGCCTCGACCGCCTGTGGACGGGCGAGTACTACGCCGTTCGGGAGCGCGACGGCGACCTCGACGAGCGGTGCGACTCGGGCTCGCTGGCGCTCGCGGGCGCGCTGCGCGAGTACGCCGCCGTCGCCAACCTCGACGCGGAGACGGTCGATCGGCTGGTGACCCACGTCGAGACGACGCTGTCGGCGCTCCGCCGGGAGACCGACGCCGTCAGCGGGCTCGTCCGGTACGAGGGCGACGGGTGGCGCACCGGCCCGCAGGACGCAGAGAAGGTCTGGACTGTCTCGACGGCGTGGGGGGCGAACGCGGCGGCCGAACTCGGGAGCCTGCTGGACGACCGCGGCGACGACCCGTCCGAGGCGTTCCGCCGGTCGCGCGCCCTGCTGGCGGAGGTCACGCCGGGCGGCTCGCTGGTCAGGAACAACGGGTACCTCCCCGAGCAGCTGTTCGACGACGGGACGCCCGACTCCGCGACGCCGCTCGGGTGGCCCCACGCGCTCCGGCTGGCGACGGTCGCCCACCTCGCGCGCGAAGGGGAGCTGGCCCGATAG
- a CDS encoding ABC transporter ATP-binding protein gives MASLELDGLRKEFDGGTIVAVDDLDLTVEDGEFITVVGPSGCGKSTTLRMIAGLERPTGGRIRVGGEDVTDTHARHRDVAMVFQNYALYPHKTVEQNMAFGLRMSTDMSAEERAERVRETAEMMDIADLLDDTPGELSGGQKQRVALGRAIVREPDVFLFDEPLSNLDAKLRTTMRTEIQRLQEELGITSIYVTHDQEEAMTMGDRIVILDDGELQQVGWPTAVYENPANRFVAGFIGSPSMNFVDVEAEPGDGGLRLEGTDESFAYRLTAGRADAFGNVTGPCVLGVRPEHVSVVDGSDDAVRARVDVVEPIGSDNYLYLDLGTDESDFEADGAADFIARVPTEVEPAVGDVVDVAFDESSVHLFDAGTGEAVRAAREPAAPTQ, from the coding sequence ATGGCAAGCCTCGAACTGGACGGGCTCCGGAAGGAGTTCGATGGTGGAACGATCGTGGCCGTCGACGACCTGGACCTGACCGTCGAGGACGGCGAGTTCATCACGGTGGTCGGCCCGTCGGGCTGCGGGAAGTCGACGACGCTGCGGATGATCGCCGGGCTGGAGCGGCCGACCGGCGGGCGCATCCGCGTCGGCGGCGAGGACGTCACGGACACGCACGCGCGCCACCGCGACGTGGCGATGGTGTTCCAGAATTACGCGCTGTACCCGCACAAGACCGTCGAGCAGAACATGGCCTTCGGCCTGCGGATGAGCACGGACATGTCCGCCGAGGAGCGGGCGGAGCGCGTCCGCGAGACGGCCGAGATGATGGACATCGCGGACCTGCTCGACGACACGCCCGGCGAGCTCTCCGGCGGGCAGAAGCAGCGCGTCGCGCTCGGACGGGCCATCGTCCGCGAGCCCGACGTGTTCCTGTTCGACGAGCCGCTGTCGAACCTCGACGCGAAGCTCCGGACCACCATGCGGACGGAGATCCAGCGACTCCAGGAGGAACTCGGGATCACCTCCATCTACGTCACCCACGACCAGGAGGAAGCGATGACGATGGGCGACCGCATCGTCATCCTCGACGACGGCGAACTCCAGCAGGTCGGGTGGCCGACGGCCGTCTACGAGAACCCGGCCAACCGCTTCGTCGCGGGCTTCATCGGCTCGCCGTCGATGAACTTCGTCGACGTCGAGGCCGAACCCGGCGACGGCGGCCTCCGCCTCGAAGGCACGGACGAGTCGTTCGCCTACCGGCTCACGGCGGGCCGGGCGGACGCGTTCGGGAACGTCACCGGACCGTGCGTGCTCGGCGTCCGGCCGGAGCACGTCTCCGTCGTCGACGGTAGCGACGACGCCGTCCGGGCGCGCGTCGACGTCGTCGAACCGATCGGTAGCGACAACTACCTCTACCTGGACCTGGGCACCGACGAGAGCGACTTCGAGGCCGACGGCGCCGCCGACTTCATCGCGCGCGTGCCCACCGAGGTCGAACCGGCCGTCGGCGACGTCGTCGACGTCGCCTTCGACGAGTCCTCGGTCCACCTGTTCGACGCCGGGACCGGCGAGGCCGTCCGCGCCGCCCGGGAACCCGCCGCCCCGACCCAGTAG
- a CDS encoding alpha-amylase family glycosyl hydrolase gives MHHPGPPRFVAVGEDVELAPRDPEPGASYQWRLADAPEASGVELGDSPVEHLVPDEPGVYRVELDAPDGTHVQRVRAFPDVRSTARFEVDAEQLPEHDPSEVNVVGPWNEWVVGDDRPDRRGDAYVFERPLPPGEHDAVFLVGEDFENGVRKQVTVDGPRRPRVRLDARVDGSGTDAEVAFTADPRPAPSSDATPADLDVEFYVDDRDDDLPLDVDGREARCSLADVDGTVRVHAVAAGERHSVADAVAIGEDGTVERLNEPPEWIEGATMYEIFVRSFAGDARTTFDRLADRVPYLDDLGVDVVWLTPVLEALSPVLGDETPGGPHGYDIIDYFSTAPDLGTREEFEAFVEACHDAGIRVVFDLVINHTSADHPFHQLSAAGVEPYRDWYEWVDADEAVVPEDVREDHAGEVEAVPRHYFNWWSLPNLNYDALGVRDHVLDVVSEWAAVVDGFRCDVAWGVPHGVWKEVRDRVREVDEEFFLLDETVPRDPDFGECEFDAHYDTTLYHALRDVGNGDAPASEVLDAVRAREREGFPPDSVQMRYVENHDEDRYLDECGRDALRAAAAATFTLPGLPMIYYGQESGMTEYRGQMNWTNGDGELRRFHRRLVATRDATSALVDGSVSPVDVTVEEGAADRVVAYARESDEDRAVVVLHFGADEATVRLPDHTAGTDLLTGADVADAGDGETAVTVDAAVVVRSTASE, from the coding sequence ATGCACCATCCTGGTCCACCGCGGTTCGTCGCGGTCGGGGAGGACGTCGAACTCGCGCCGCGTGATCCGGAGCCCGGCGCGTCCTACCAGTGGCGCCTCGCCGACGCGCCCGAGGCCAGCGGCGTCGAACTGGGCGACAGCCCGGTCGAGCACCTCGTGCCCGACGAACCAGGCGTCTATCGGGTCGAACTCGACGCTCCCGACGGGACGCACGTCCAGCGCGTCAGGGCGTTCCCCGACGTCCGGAGCACCGCGCGGTTCGAGGTCGACGCCGAGCAGCTACCGGAGCACGACCCCTCGGAGGTGAACGTGGTCGGTCCGTGGAACGAGTGGGTCGTCGGCGACGACCGGCCCGACCGTCGCGGCGATGCGTACGTCTTCGAGCGCCCGCTCCCGCCGGGCGAGCACGACGCCGTCTTCCTCGTCGGCGAGGACTTCGAGAACGGCGTCCGGAAGCAGGTGACCGTCGACGGTCCCCGCCGGCCGCGGGTCCGACTCGACGCCCGCGTCGACGGCTCCGGGACCGACGCCGAGGTCGCGTTCACGGCCGATCCGCGACCCGCGCCCAGTAGCGACGCGACGCCGGCCGACCTCGACGTGGAGTTCTACGTCGACGACCGGGACGACGACCTCCCGCTCGACGTCGACGGCCGCGAGGCCCGCTGCTCGCTCGCCGACGTCGACGGGACCGTGCGGGTCCACGCCGTGGCCGCCGGCGAGCGCCACAGCGTCGCCGACGCGGTGGCAATCGGCGAGGACGGGACGGTCGAGCGGCTGAACGAGCCGCCGGAGTGGATCGAGGGCGCGACGATGTACGAGATCTTCGTCCGGTCGTTCGCCGGCGACGCCAGGACGACCTTCGACCGGCTGGCCGACCGCGTCCCCTACCTCGACGACCTGGGCGTCGACGTCGTCTGGCTGACGCCCGTTCTGGAGGCGCTCAGCCCAGTCCTCGGCGACGAGACCCCCGGCGGGCCACATGGGTACGATATCATCGACTACTTCTCGACCGCGCCGGATCTGGGCACCCGCGAGGAGTTCGAGGCCTTCGTCGAGGCCTGCCACGACGCGGGCATCCGGGTCGTCTTCGACCTGGTGATCAACCACACCTCGGCCGACCACCCGTTCCACCAGCTGAGCGCGGCCGGCGTCGAACCCTACCGGGACTGGTACGAGTGGGTCGACGCCGACGAGGCCGTCGTCCCGGAGGACGTCCGCGAGGACCACGCCGGCGAGGTGGAGGCCGTGCCGCGCCACTACTTCAACTGGTGGTCGCTCCCGAACCTGAACTACGACGCGCTCGGCGTCCGCGACCACGTCCTCGACGTCGTCTCGGAGTGGGCCGCGGTCGTCGACGGGTTCCGCTGCGACGTCGCCTGGGGCGTCCCCCACGGCGTCTGGAAGGAGGTCCGCGACCGCGTCCGCGAGGTCGACGAGGAGTTCTTCCTGCTCGACGAGACGGTGCCGCGGGACCCCGATTTCGGCGAGTGCGAGTTCGACGCCCACTACGACACGACGCTGTACCACGCGCTCCGCGACGTGGGCAACGGCGACGCGCCGGCGAGCGAGGTGCTGGACGCCGTCCGCGCCCGCGAGCGCGAGGGCTTCCCGCCGGACTCCGTCCAGATGCGCTACGTCGAGAACCACGACGAGGACCGGTACCTCGACGAGTGCGGCCGCGACGCGCTGCGGGCGGCCGCCGCGGCGACGTTCACCCTGCCCGGGCTGCCGATGATCTACTACGGGCAGGAGTCGGGGATGACGGAGTACCGCGGCCAGATGAACTGGACGAACGGGGACGGGGAACTCAGGCGGTTCCACCGGCGGCTGGTGGCGACCCGTGATGCGACGTCGGCGCTCGTCGACGGGTCGGTTTCGCCAGTGGACGTCACGGTCGAGGAGGGCGCTGCCGACCGCGTCGTCGCGTACGCCCGGGAGTCGGACGAGGACCGCGCGGTCGTCGTCCTCCACTTCGGGGCCGACGAGGCGACCGTCAGGCTCCCCGATCACACCGCCGGGACGGACCTGCTCACCGGAGCGGACGTCGCCGACGCGGGCGACGGCGAGACGGCGGTGACCGTCGACGCCGCGGTCGTAGTGCGCTCGACGGCGAGCGAGTGA
- a CDS encoding TRAM domain-containing protein gives MELPDELLCVFSAEVSEQADSYRIEIPKREVHTGDVEPGAVHRVALFATDSNDTAPEGASRDRSESRSDPEPRTEPRPPVEEGEQRTVDIEDIGEQGDGIARVERGFVIIVPDTEQGERVTIEVTDVQQNVAFAEVVERENYYV, from the coding sequence ATGGAGCTACCAGACGAACTACTGTGTGTCTTCAGCGCGGAAGTCAGCGAACAGGCGGACTCGTATCGCATCGAAATCCCCAAACGGGAGGTGCACACGGGCGACGTGGAACCCGGTGCCGTCCACCGCGTCGCACTCTTCGCCACGGACTCGAACGACACGGCGCCCGAGGGTGCGTCGCGGGATCGGTCGGAGTCCCGGTCCGACCCCGAACCCCGGACCGAACCCCGGCCGCCCGTCGAGGAGGGCGAACAGCGCACCGTCGACATCGAGGACATCGGCGAGCAGGGCGACGGCATCGCCCGCGTCGAGCGCGGCTTCGTCATCATCGTCCCCGACACGGAGCAGGGCGAACGCGTCACCATCGAGGTGACCGACGTCCAGCAGAACGTCGCCTTCGCGGAGGTCGTCGAGCGGGAGAACTACTACGTCTAG
- a CDS encoding MEDS domain-containing protein, translating into MANRERSSDDGPPSDPQVVRDERLCDLRSEFAGTDVDGHFALFYDSRELQLLTAAAFVQRALGSGYRCLYLADENAIADVRAAFRDAGVDVADRIAAGDLEIRAAADVYLEDEFDPDRLIDRLETAYERSLDAEYEGFCAAGENTWSFRTEASFDSVLEFERSFDEWSSDVAVSTLCQYSLDRFDEAAVAKAIRTHPYVLYRGTLCENPYYVPAAAESGSTDTGSEAEFMLQQMRDLAHHRRRIERGRERFSVINRVLRHNIANDLNAVLGRLELALDDDDLDPETRAHVSNAVRIAERMADRADKARHVERTLSNATLEVRPLEAVLDEALSNVAIDHPDAEIALSGSTQRAVLADAHLATAVTELLTNAIVHQDGEPVTVDVTVSAVTDNYVAVAVENPGPSIPENDRRALKSGGESRLDHGSGLGLWLVKWIVENSCGEFRLPGGDGDGSRVEIRLQTIE; encoded by the coding sequence ATGGCTAACCGGGAACGGAGTAGCGATGACGGACCACCGTCCGATCCGCAAGTGGTTCGCGACGAGCGGCTGTGTGACCTCCGTTCGGAGTTCGCCGGGACCGACGTCGACGGGCACTTCGCGCTCTTCTACGACTCCCGGGAGCTGCAGCTCCTCACCGCGGCGGCGTTCGTCCAGCGCGCGCTCGGGAGCGGGTACCGGTGTCTGTATCTGGCCGACGAGAACGCGATCGCCGACGTCAGGGCGGCGTTTCGCGACGCCGGCGTCGACGTGGCCGATCGCATCGCCGCCGGCGACCTGGAGATCCGGGCGGCGGCCGACGTCTACCTCGAGGACGAGTTCGATCCCGACCGGCTGATCGACCGGCTGGAAACCGCGTACGAGCGGAGCCTCGACGCCGAGTACGAGGGGTTCTGCGCGGCCGGGGAGAACACCTGGAGCTTCCGGACGGAGGCGTCGTTCGATTCGGTCCTCGAGTTCGAGCGCTCGTTCGACGAGTGGTCCAGCGACGTGGCCGTCTCCACGCTCTGCCAGTACAGCCTCGACCGGTTCGACGAGGCGGCCGTCGCGAAGGCGATCCGGACGCACCCCTACGTGCTCTATCGGGGGACGCTCTGCGAGAACCCGTACTACGTCCCCGCTGCGGCGGAGTCCGGGTCCACCGACACCGGATCGGAGGCGGAGTTCATGCTCCAGCAGATGCGCGATCTCGCGCACCACCGCCGCCGGATCGAACGCGGGAGGGAGCGGTTCTCCGTCATCAACCGGGTGCTCCGGCACAACATCGCGAACGACCTCAACGCGGTACTGGGGCGACTCGAACTCGCGCTGGACGACGACGACCTCGACCCCGAGACGCGAGCGCACGTCTCCAACGCGGTCCGGATCGCCGAACGCATGGCCGACAGAGCGGACAAGGCCCGCCACGTCGAGCGGACGCTGTCGAACGCGACCCTCGAGGTCCGCCCCCTCGAAGCCGTCCTGGATGAGGCCCTCTCGAACGTCGCGATCGACCACCCCGACGCAGAGATCGCACTGTCGGGATCGACGCAGCGGGCGGTCCTGGCGGACGCGCACCTGGCGACGGCCGTCACGGAACTCCTCACGAACGCTATCGTCCACCAGGACGGCGAGCCGGTCACCGTCGACGTGACCGTCTCGGCGGTGACCGACAACTACGTGGCGGTTGCGGTCGAGAACCCCGGGCCGTCGATCCCCGAGAACGACCGGCGGGCGCTGAAGTCCGGCGGGGAGTCACGCCTCGATCACGGGAGCGGACTGGGACTGTGGCTGGTCAAGTGGATCGTCGAGAACTCCTGCGGCGAGTTCCGCCTCCCGGGCGGCGACGGGGACGGCAGTCGCGTCGAGATCAGGCTGCAGACCATCGAGTGA
- a CDS encoding TrmB family transcriptional regulator sugar-binding domain-containing protein: MSSDTLSEQEIVEQLEQFGLSEKEIDTYLAILDNGEAKASTIADETGVSKRYVYSLSEDLEDRGFVDVNDHVVPTTIEARPPEETISRMTSQLETLGPALADRFTRSDTSSQEFEVIKSRVTVLKRIREYLAEAEQELALTIPQSQLDEIEDELRAAADRDVLGLLIVNTVDADGPVDTEELEGIASVVRVSEQAMPVLLTVDNELGLFAPLEMVLRSNTDNRSIAFTQEQLVPVLVTSFLGNYWALAEEIYVRNPPALPRTFGSFRNAVHAATVYLRDDVAIEATAEVRPAQGSEYVTSDDADFETVSGRVVDTTQGLVEPTSSGFASEHSFVLDRDGERISVGGFGAFTEDYEAREVTLEYADES, encoded by the coding sequence ATGTCATCAGACACGCTCAGCGAGCAGGAGATCGTCGAACAGCTGGAGCAGTTCGGACTCTCGGAGAAGGAGATCGACACCTACCTCGCGATCCTCGACAACGGGGAGGCGAAGGCGAGCACCATCGCCGACGAGACCGGCGTCTCGAAGCGCTACGTCTACAGCCTCAGCGAGGACCTGGAGGACCGGGGGTTCGTCGACGTGAACGACCACGTCGTCCCCACGACCATCGAGGCGCGGCCGCCCGAGGAGACCATCTCGCGGATGACCAGTCAGCTCGAGACGCTCGGGCCGGCGCTGGCCGACCGGTTCACGCGCTCGGACACGTCCTCGCAGGAGTTCGAGGTCATCAAGTCCCGGGTCACGGTGCTCAAGCGCATCAGGGAGTACCTCGCCGAGGCCGAGCAGGAGCTGGCGCTGACGATTCCCCAGTCCCAGCTCGACGAGATCGAGGACGAACTGCGCGCCGCCGCCGACCGCGACGTGCTCGGGCTCCTCATCGTCAACACCGTCGACGCGGACGGTCCCGTCGACACCGAGGAACTGGAGGGCATCGCCAGCGTCGTCAGGGTCAGCGAGCAGGCGATGCCGGTCCTGCTGACGGTCGACAACGAGCTCGGCCTGTTCGCCCCGCTCGAGATGGTGCTCCGATCGAACACAGACAACCGATCGATCGCCTTCACCCAGGAGCAGCTCGTCCCCGTGCTGGTCACGTCCTTCCTGGGCAACTACTGGGCGCTGGCCGAGGAGATCTACGTCCGCAACCCGCCGGCGCTGCCCCGGACGTTCGGCAGCTTCCGCAACGCCGTCCACGCGGCCACGGTCTACCTCCGCGACGACGTGGCCATCGAGGCCACGGCCGAGGTCAGGCCCGCGCAGGGCAGCGAGTACGTGACGTCGGACGACGCCGACTTCGAGACCGTCTCCGGCCGGGTCGTCGACACGACGCAGGGGCTCGTCGAACCGACGTCCAGCGGCTTCGCCTCCGAGCACTCGTTCGTCCTCGACCGCGACGGCGAGCGGATCAGCGTGGGCGGTTTCGGCGCCTTCACGGAGGACTACGAGGCGCGCGAGGTCACGCTGGAGTACGCCGACGAGAGCTGA